The sequence CATCGGGCCGGGCCATCGCCAATGGGCGCGACGAGGGGTTCACCAAGCTGCTGTTCGACGAGGCCACGCACCGCATCGTCGGCGGCGGCATCGTCGGCACGCATGCGGGCGACCTGATCAGCGAGGTGTGCCTGGCCATCGAGATGGGCTGCGAGCCCGCCGACATCGGCAAGACCATCCACCCGCATCCGACGCTTGGCGAATCGATCGGCATGGCGGCCGAGGTGTTCGAAGGGCATTGCACCGACCTGCCCCCGGTGAAGAAGAAGTAGGCCGCCGCCATGCCGCTCGCACTGGCTTTCGAGGCCCTGGGATCGGGACCTCCGGTGGTGATCCTGCACGGCCTGTTCGGCGCGGGCCGCAACTGGACGCAGGTTGCACAGGCGCTGGCTCCGGACCACCGCGTCTACCTGCCCGACGCCCGCAACCATGGCGCCTCGCCTTGGGCCGAATCGATGTCGTACGTGGAGATGGCGGGGGACGTGCTCGCGCTGATCGAGCGGGAGCAATTGCAGCGCCCCTTAGTGATCGGTCACAGCATGGGGGGCAAGACCGTGATGGCGCTGGCGCTCTCGCACCCGGAGGCCATCGGCGGCATCGCCGTGATCGACATCGCCCCCGAGAGCTACGCCGACCAGTTCTCGTCCTACGTATCGGCCATGCGCAGTCTCGAGATGGCGAGCGCCACCAGCCGCCGCGAAATCCAACAGGCGCTGGCCGGCAGCCTCGGCGCCGACGCCCCAGTCGACTTCCTGATGCAGAACCTGCGCCGGCAGAACGACCGCTTCGACTGGCGGCTGAATCTGCTCGCCACCGGTCTGTGCATGCGCGAGCTTTGCGGATTTCCCGAATCGCTGCGCGAAGCGCGTTACGACGGCCCCGCGCTCTTCATCCATGGCGCGGAGTCCGGCTACGTGCGGCCTTCGTCGCTCCCCGGCATCCGCGCGCTGTTCCCGCACGCGGGGACCGAGCGCATCGCCGACGCCGGGCACTGGGTGCACGCCGACCAACCCGCGGCGCTGCTGAGCGGGCTGCGCGGCTGGCTGGCCGATGCCGGCGCGGCCACCCCTTACTGAAAATTCCACGGAGACACCATGTCCGACGAAAAACTGCGCGAAGCCGCCCTCGACTACCACCGCTTCCCCACGCCCGGCAAGATCTCGGTGAACCCGACCAAGCCGATGGCCACGCAGCGCGACCTCGCGCTCGCGTACTCGCCCGGTGTGGCCGAAGCCTGCATGGAGATCGTGCGCGACCCGGCCGAGGCCATGAACCTCACTTCGCGCGCCAACCTCGTGGCCGTGATCACCAACGGCACCGCGGTGCTTGGGCTGGGCAACATCGGCGCGCTGGCCGGCAAGCCGGTGATGGAAGGCAAGGCCTGCCTGTTCAAGAAGTTCGCGGGCATCGACGTGTTCGACATCGAGCTCGACGAGAACGACCCCGACGCGCTGATCGACACCATCGCGCGCATGGAGCCCACCTTCGGCGGCATCAACCTGGAGGACATCAAGGCGCCCGAGTGCTTCTACATCGAGAAGAAGCTGCGCGAGCGCATGAAGATCCCGGTCTTCCACGACGACCAGCACGGCACCGCCATCGTCGCGGCCGCCGCCATCCTCAATGCGCTGCGCCATGTGAAGAAGGACATCCGCGAGGTGAAGCTGGTGGCCTCGGGCGCCGGCGCGGCGGCGCTGGCCTGCCTCGACCTGATCGTGAGCCTGGGCCTGCCGATGCACAGCATCTTCGTGTCCGACAGTGCGGGCGTGGTCTACACCGGCCGCAAGGAGCAGATGGACCCGAACAAGGCCCGCTACGCGCAGGACACTTCGGCGCGCAAGCTGGCCGACGTGATCGCCGGCGCCGACATCTTCCTCGGCCTCTCGGCCGGCGGCGTGCTCAAGCCCGAGATGGTGAAGGAGATGGCGCGCGACCCGATCATCCTTGCCATGGCCAACCCGACACCGGAGATCCTGCCGGAAGACGCGCTGGCCGTGCGCCCCGATGCCATCCTCGGCACCGGCCGGTCGGACTATCCGAACCAGGTCAACAACGTCCTGTGCTTTCCGTTCATCTTCCGCGGCGCGCTCGACGTGGGCGCGACCACCATCAACGAAGAGATGAAGCTCGCCGCGGTGCGCGCCATCGCCGAGCTCGCGCATGCCGAGATCCCCGAGGTGGTGGCGCAGGCCTACGGCGCGGTCGGCCTGCGCTTCGGCCGCGACTACCTGATCCCCAAGCCTTTCGACCCGCGCCTGATCGAGGCGGTTGCGCCCGCGGTGGCGCAGGCCGCGGTCGACAGTGGCGTGGCGACGCGGCCCATCGCCGACATGAAGGCCTACCGCCAGCGCCTGTCGCAGTTCGTCTACCAGTCGGGCAGCAGCATGCAGCCGCTGTTCGCCGCGGCCAAGCAGGCGCCCAAGCGCGTGGTCTACGCCGAGGGAGAGGACGAGCGCGTGCTGCGCGCCGCGCAGGTGGTGGTCGACGAAGGCCTGGCGCGCCCGCTGCTGCTGGGCCGCCCCGAGGTGATTGCCGAGCGCATCGCGCAGTACGGCTTGCGCCTCACGCTGGGCACCGATTGCGAGGCCGTCGACCTGCTCGACCCTGCCGTGTACGGCGACGCAGCCGAGGCCTACTACCAGCTCAAGCGCCGCGACGGGGTCTCGCGCCTCGTGGCCCAGACCGAGATGCGCAGCCGCGGCACGTTGCTCGCAGCCATGCTGGTGCGCCAGGGCCGCGCCGACGCCATGCTGTGCGGCACGCTCGGCGGCTACGGCGATCACCTGCGCCATGTGCGCGACGTGATCGGCCTGCGCCCGGGCACGAAGACCCTGGCCGCCATGCAGATGCTGATGCTGCCGGGGCGCCAGCTCTTCATCTGCGACACGCACGTCAACCGCGATCCCGATGCCGCGCAGATCGCCGAGATCGCGCTGCTCGCGGCCGAAGAAGTGCGCCGCTTCGGCGTGACGCCGAGCGTGGCGCTGCTGTCGCACTCGAACTTCGGTGGCTCCGACGCGGCCTCGGCCGTGAAGATGCGCGAGGCGCTCGCACTCATCAAGGCGGCCGATCCGCAGCTGGCGGTGGAAGGCGAGATGCGCGGCGACGCGGCGCTGTCGAAGACCATCCTCGACCACGAGTTTCCGGACTCGGCGCTGGAGACGGAGGCCAACGTGCTCATCATGCCCAACGTCGATGCGGCCAACATCTCGTACAACCTGCTGCGCGTGGCGGCCGGCAGCGGCATCACGGTGGGCGGCATCCTGCTGGGCGCGGCGCGCTCGGTGCACATCCTCACGCCATCGTCCACGGTGCGACGCATCGTCAACATGACGGCCCTGGCGGTGGTCGATGCCAACTCGCACCGCAACGCAGCCTGACGACGGCACGGCCATGAACCGGCCCAAGCCCGGCAGGTGCATGCCGCCGGCGTCTGAAATTTTCTAGGAGATATCCGTGGACCACCAAGTCGTACCCAAGCCCTTTTACAAATCCCTCTATTTCCAGGTCATCACGGCCATCGTGCTCGGGGTGCTGCTGGGGCATTTCTATCCCGACACCGGCGCATCGATGAAGCCGCTGGGCGACGGCTTCATCAAGCTCATCAAGATGATCATCGCGCCGATCATCTTCTGCACGGTGGTGGTCGGCATCGCGGGCATGGAAGACATGAAGAAGGTCGGCAAGACCGGCGGCCTGGCGCTGCTGTACTTCGAGATCGTGAGCAGCATCGCGCTGGTGGTGGGCCTGGTGATCATCAACATCGTGCGGCCCGGCGCCGGCATGAACGTCGACGTGAGCCAGCTCGACGCCAAGAGCATCGCCGCCTACACCGGTCCGGGCAAGATGCAGAGCACCACCGACTTCCTGCTCAACGTGATCCCGAGCACGGTGGTCGACGCCTTCGCCAAGGGCGAGATCCTGCAGGTGCTGCTGATCGCCGTGATGTTCGGCTTTGCGCTGCACAAGTTCGGCGGCCGCGGCACGCTGGTGTTCGACGTGATCGAAAAAGGCTCGCACGTGCTCTTCGTGATCGTGGGCTACATCATGAAGGTCGCGCCCATCGGCGCCTTCGGCGCGATGGCCTTCACCATCGGCAAGTACGGCGTGAGCTCGCTGCTGCAGCTCGGCCAGCTGATGGCCACCTTCTACGCCACCTGCCTGTTCTTCATCTTCGTGGTGCTGGGGCTCATTGCGCGCTTCCATGGCTTCAGCATCTGGAAGTTCATCAAGTACATCAAGGAAGAACTGCTGATCGTGCTGGGCACCTCGTCGAGCGAATCGGTGCTGCCGCGCATGATGGCCAAGCTGGAGAACCTGGGCGCGAAGAAGTCGGTGGTCGGCCTGGTGGTGCCCACGGGCTATTCGTTCAACCTCGACGGCACGTCCATCTACCTGACGATGGCGGCCGTGTTCATCGCGCAGGCGACCAACACCGACATGACGCTCACCCAGCAGCTCACGCTGCTGGCCGTGCTGCTCCTGACCTCGAAGGGTGCCGCAGGCGTGACCGGCAGCGGCTTCATCGTGCTGGCGGCCACCCTCTCGGCCGTGGGGCACGTGCCGGTGGCCGGCCTCGCGCTCATCCTCGGCATCGACCGATTCATGTCGGAAGCCCGCGCGCTGACCAACCTGATCGGCAACGGCGTGGCCACGGTCGTGGTCGCCAAGTGGACCAACGACCTGGACACCGTCCGCATGAAGCGCATCCTGGACAACGAGACGGCGGCCGAGGCCGACGCGCCCGAGGCGGTGCTGGACAAGGTCGAGACCCACATGCCCGTGGCCCAGCCCCGCTGAAGCACCTCATGCCTGTACGGAGCAGCCAATCATGAACAGCGCCGTGCAGAAGCACCGCGTCGTCATCGTGGGCGGCGGGGCCGGCGGCCTCGAGCTGGCTACGCGCCTGGGCGACACGCTGGGCAAGCGGGGCCGTGCGGACATCACGCTGATCGACAAGAACCGCACGCATGTCTGGAAGCCCAAGCTGCACGAGATCGCCGCGAGCAGCATGGACCTGAGCGCGCACGAAGTGGACTACCTCGCGCAGGCGCACTGGCACCGCTTCCGGTTCCGGCTCGGAGAACTCACCGGCATCGACCGCGAGCGGCGCGAGGTGCAGGTGGCGCCCTACATGGACGACGAGGGCCGGCTGGTCACGCCGGCGCGCGCCTTCGGCTACGACACGCTGGTGATTGCCGTCGGCAGCCTCAGCAACGACTTCGGCACGCCCGGCGTGCGCGAGCATGCGCTGCGGCTCGAATCGAAGGCGGACGCGCAGCGCTTCCACCAGCGCATGGTCAATGCCTGCATCCGCGCGCACGCGCAGACCACACCGCTGCGCCCCGAGCAGCTGCACGTGGCCATCATCGGCGCGGGCGCCACGGGCGTGGAGCTGGCGGCCGAGCTGCACCGCACCACGCGCGAAGTGGTCGCCTACGGGCTGGATCGCGTGGACGCCGAGAAGGACATCCAGGTCAGCGTGATCGAAGCCGCCGACCGCGTACTGCCCGCGCTGCCCCCGCGCATGTCGGCCGCGACCGAGGCGCTGCTGCTCAAGCTGGGCGTGGACGTGCACACCTCTGCCAAGGTGGCCGAGGTGCTGCCCGAGGGCGTGCGCCTGGCCGATGGCCGCGTGCTGCCGGCCGAGCTGGTGGTGTGGGCCGCGGGGGTGAAGGCGGCCGATTTCATGAAGGACATCGCGGGGCTGGAAACCAACCGCAGCAACCAGCTCGCGGTGCTGCCGACGTTGCAGACCACGCGCGACGCCGACGTCTTCGCCATTGGCGACTGTGCCGCCTGCGACTGGCCCGAGGCCAACGGTGGCAAGGGCGGGCTGGTGCCGCCGCGCGCGCAGGCGGCGCACCAGCAGGCCTCGCATGTCGCGGCGCAGATTCGCCGGCGCATGGGCGGAAAGGCGCTCGAGCCCTACCGCTACCGCGATTTCGGCTCGCTGGTATCGCTCGGCGAGTTCAGCACCGTCGGCAACATGATGGGTGGCCTGATCGGCGGGAACCTGATGATCGAAGGGCTGTTCGCCCGGCTCATGTACGTGTCGCTCTACAAGATGCACGAGCTGGCGCTGCACGGCGTCGTCAAGGTCTCGCTCGACACGCTCGCGCGCCTCATCACGCGGCGCACCGAACCCCACGTCAAGCTGCATTGAGCAGTTCAATGCAATGACTCGACCTTCTTTCGCATCAACCTCAAGGAGACTCTCATGTCAGACGATATCGTGATCGTGGCCGCGCAACGCACAGCGGTCGGCAAGTTCGGCGGCGCACTCGCCGGCACGGCCGCACCCGAGCTGGGCGCGCATGTGGTGAAGGGCCTGCTCGAGAAGGCCGGCGTGCCGGGCGATGCGGTGTCCGAGGTGATCATGGGCCAGGTGCTCGCGGCCGGCGCGGGGCAGAACCCGGCGCGCCAGACGGTCATCAAGGCGGGCCTGCCGATCGGCGTGCCGGGCCTCACCATCAACAAGGTCTGCGGCTCGGGCCTGAAGGCCGTGATGCTGGCGGCGCAAGCCGTGAAGTGCGGCGACGCCGAGATCGTGGTGGCCGGCGGCCAGGAGAACATGAGCGCCGCGCCGCACGTGCTGCCCAACTCGCGCAACGGCCAGCGCATGGGCGACTGGAAGCTGGCCGACACCATGATCGTGGACGGCCTGTGGGACGTCTACAACCAGTACCACATGGGCACCACGGCCGAGAACGTGGCAAAGAAGTACGGCATCACGCGCGAGATGCAGGACGCACTCGCGCTCGCCTCGCAGCAGAAGGCCGCGGCCGCGCAGGACGCGGGGCGCTTCAACGACGAGATTCTTCCGTTCAGCATCGCGCAGAAGAAGGGCGACCCCATCGTCTTCGCAGCCGACGAGTTCGTGAACCGCAAGACCAATGCCGACGCACTGGCCGGCCTGCGCCCCGCGTTCGACAAGACGGGCTCGGTGACGGCGGGCAATGCCTCGGGCCTGAACGATGGCGCGGCCGCGGTTCTGGTGATGTCGGCCTCGCGCGCCGCGGCGCTCGGCCTGCAGCCGCTGGCGGTGATCCGCGCCTATGCGAGCGCGGGCCTCGACCCGTCGCTCATGGGCATGGGCCCGGTGCCCGCCTCGCAGCTGGCACTGAAGAAGGCCGGCTGGAAGGCGCAGGACCTCGACCTGATGGAAATCAACGAAGCCTTCGCGGCGCAGGCCTGCGCGGTCAACCGCGAGATGGATTGGGACACGAGCCGCATCAACGTGAACGGCGGTGCCATTGCCATCGGCCACCCCATCGGCGCCTCGGGCTGCCGCGTGCTGGTGACGCTGCTGCACGAGATGCGCCGCCGCGGCGCCAACAAGGGCCTGGCCTCGCTGTGCATCGGCGGCGGCATGGGCGTGGCCCTGGCTGTCGAACGGGCTTGACGCCCACCCCCGAAGCGCCTTCGGCGCCTCCCCCTCAAGGGGGCGCCACCAGCGGCCCGGCAAAGCCGGTTCCGCGGTGGCCCTCGACGAGATCCAACGAAGTTTCAACAAGGAGCACTGAATGAACAAGCAACGCGTGGTACTGGTGACGGGCGGCATGGGCGGCCTGGGCGAGACGATCTCCACCAAGATGGTCGATGCGGGCTACAAGCTCGCGGTGACCTATTCGCCGGGCAACAAGTCGCATGCGGAGTGGGTCGCGCAGATGGCGTCGCGCGGCTACCAGATCCTGGCCGTGCCCTGCGACGTGGCCGACTACGACTCCTGCGCACAAGCCGTGCGCCAGGTCGAGGAAGCCCTCGGCCCGGTCGACGTGCTGGTCAACAACGCCGGCATCACGCGCGACATGACCTTCAAGAAGATGGACCAGATCAACTGGAACGCCGTGCTGCGCACCAACCTCGACAGCCTGTTCAACATGAGCAAGCAGGTGGCCGACGGGATGGTGGACCGGGGCTGGGGCCGCATCATCAACGTGTCGTCGGTGAACGGCTCGAAGGGCGCGTTCGGCCAGACCAACTACTCGGCTGCCAAGGCCGGCGTGCACGGCTTCACCAAGGCGCTGGCGCTCGAGGTGGCAAAGAAGGGCGTGACGGTCAACACCATCTCGCCCGGCTACATCGGCACCAAGATGGTCACGGCCATTCCGAAGGAAGTTCTCGACAGCAAGATCCTGCCGCACATCCCCGTGGGGCGCCTGGGCAAGCCCGAAGAAGTGGCAGGCCTGATCATCTACCTGGCCTCGGAAGAGGCGGCGTTCGTGACCGGCGCCAACATTGCGATCAACGGCGGCCAGCACATGCAATGAACGGACGGCCATGATCCTCAAAAACGGCATCGATCAGGTCGCACTGATCAACAAGTTCACCGACGCCTCCGCCAAGCAGGGCGAAGCCATCCGCAAGGCCGTGCACGAGGCCACGCTCAAGGCGCTGCAGGGCCGCGAGCTCACGCTCGCGAACATCCGGCAGGTGCTGGGCACGGTCACCAAGGCAGCCTCGACCGGCGTCGAGGGAAGCAAGCTGCCCGCGCCCGACGTGGAGGCCCTGCTGGCCAAGGCCTTCGCCGGCATGGATGGCGCGCTGGAACAGGCGGTGCTGGCCAACCAGCGTGCGCTGCAGCAGCTGGTCGACCAGGGGGTGAGCCTGCGCGAGACGCAGCTCAAGAAGGCACTCGCCGACATCGAGAAGATGGAAGACACGCTGTTTGCCAGCGTGCGCAAGGCGGCGCCGGCCGACGGCCCCTGGAGCGCCGTGTTCCAGGCGGCGCAGGGCAAGGGCACGGGCACCGGCGCGCGCGCCACCGCGGCGCTCGAACAGCTCATGGAAGACACGCACAGGAACCTGCGCGACGGCCGTGCGCTGAGCCTGCGCGCCTCGCAGGCGATGCTCGACAGCTACGCAACGCTGGTGAGCGGCGTGCTGATCGGCATGTCCGAAGCCCTGAAGCAGGGCGGGGCGGCGAAGCGATGACCTGGGCCGGCGGCGGCCGCGCCGCCACCGGCCTGAAAGGAGCCCGATGGACGCCCTGATCCTCGCCCGCATGCAGTTCGCGGCCAACATCACCTTTCGCATCCTGTTTTCCACGATCAGCATCGCGCTGGGCGTGGTGAGCGGCATCACCATGAACTTCCAGTTCGGCACCACGCTGTCGGCCTTCTGGATTCTTGCGCTCAACTCGTGGATGCAGACGCCCGCGGGCCATGAGATCGTGGACGGCGAGTTCCACGTGGCGAGCTGGTTGGAGGTGATCTTCAATCCCTCGTTCCCGTCCCGTTTCGCGCACATGCTGCTGGCCTCGGCGCTGACCTGCGCGTTCCTGCTGACCGGCCTGTCGGCCTGGCAGGTGATCGGCCAGCTCACGATCTGGCAGGCGGCCAGCAGCGCGCCGGCGCTCAAGGTGATCCTGGTCGGCGTGTGCATCTCGGTGCCGGCCATCGTGGGCTACTCCGTGTTCTCGTATCGGGTCTTCCGCGGCAAGACCGGCGAACTGCGCTATGCCTGAGCAGACACTGGGCCTGGCTGAAACCGCCCCTGACACCCGGCACCGGGCAGCCACTGATGCGGCCTTCGCGGCCTTGTGCAATAACGGGTTCATGATTTCACGGGAGCCGACCGGGCGCTTCGACTTGCCTTCTCACGCCCATGGGCGGTGGCGCAGCCTGCCGCGCTGGTTCGGTGCGCTGGCGCTGGTGGCACTGGCCGCCATCGCCGGCCATCACTTCGCCATGCAGAACGGCCTGGCGCGGCTGCGCGAGGCGGCCGACCACCGGCTCGACATGCTGGCGACCGGGCTCGACGCCGACCTGGCCCGCTTCGAGTATCTGCCGGCGCTGCTGGAGATGACCCCGATCGTCCCGGCGCTGCTGCGCGCGCCGTCGGATGGGTCGCTGCGCGATGCGGTCAACCGCTATCTCGATGGCGTCAACGCCGCCGCCGGTGCGGAGATGCTCTACGTGCTCGACGCCGCAGGCACTTCGCTGGCGGCTTCCGACTGGGACCGGGCCGGCACCACCGTCGGCCAGGACCTGTCGTTCCGGCCCTATGTGATCGATGCGCTGGGCCAGGGCAAGGGACGCTTCTACGGCGTCGGCATCACATCCCGCAAGCCCGGCTACTACCTCTCGTATGCCCTGCGCCGCGACCAGCCCGTGCGCGGCGTGGTGGCCGTCAAGGTCAATCTCGAGGAGTCCGAGCGCGCCTGGCGCATGCTGCCGGGCAACGTGGCGCTGATCGACCAGCGCGGCGTGGTGATCCTCGCCACCCGCGAAGACCTGAAGTTCCGGCCGGTACTGCCCCTGGACGCCTCGCAGCGGGCCGAAGTGCTGCGCTCGCGTCCCTATGGCGAGGCCGGCCTGCAGCCGCTGCAATGGACGCTGAAGGAAGCACTGGCGCGCGACGTGCAGGTCGTCTCGCTGGAAGGCGTGGACCAGCTCGCCTCGAAGCGCTCGCTGCGCGGTGCGCCGTGGCAGCTGATGGCGCTCGACGACCTGGCGCCGGTGCGCGTGGGCGCGCGCAATGCGGCCATCACCGCGAGCCTGGCGATGGCGGTGCTGCTGCTGCTCGCCGTCACGCTGTGGCAGCGCCGCCGGGCCGTGCGGCAGAAGCTGGCCAACCAGGCCGCGCTGCAGGCGGCGCACGACTCCCTCGAATCGACCGTGGCGGCGCGCACCGCGCAGCTGCGCGCCGCGCAGGGCGAACTGGTGCATGCCGGAAAGATGGCGGCGCTGGGCCAGATGTCGGCCGGTGTGGTGCACGAGCTGAACCAGCCGCTCACGGCGATGCGCACTCTCTCCGAAAGCGCCGCCATCCTGCTCGACAAGAGCCGCTTCGACGACGTGCGAGGCAACCTGCAGCGCATTCGCGGCATGGTCGACCGCCTGGCACGCCTGACCTCGCAGCTCAAGACCTTCGCGCACAAGAGCGAGCTGCCGCTCGCGCCGGTGCCGATGGCGCAGGCCGTGGCCGACGCGCAGGCCATCGTCGCCGAAGCCTCGAAGAAAAACGGCGTCGCCATCGAGGTCGACGTGCAGCCCGCCACCGTGAGCGTCATGGCCGAGGAGGCCGCGCTGGGCAGCGTGCTCGTCAACCTGATGCGCAACGCCATCGACGCCATGCAGGCATCGCCGCGGCGCACGCTGCGCCTGGAGGTTCGGCCGCAGGACGGCCGCGTGATCCTGCGCGTGAGCGACACCGGTCCCGGCATTCCGCCCGACATCCTGCCGCACCTGTTCGAGCCCTTCGTCACCAGCAAGCCGGCGGGCACCGGGCTGGGCCTGGGCCTCGTGATCTCGGCACAATTGGTGCGAGCCATGGACGGCACGCTGCGCGCCGCCAACCGGGCGGAGGGCGGCGCCTGCTTCGTCGCCGACCTGCCGGCCGCCGTCCAGACCATCCTTATTTCCACCCCCACAGGAGTGATCAACAAGTGAGTGAAGCCCCTGCCATCCGGGTGCTGCTGGTCGAGGACGACGAAGACGTCCGCCTCAGCACGACCCAGGTGCTGACCCTGGCCGGTTTCGAGGTCGAAGCCTTCGCGAGCGCCGAACGCGCGCGCGCCCACATCAGCTTTGGCGTGCCGGCCATCGTGGTCTGCGACGTGCGCCTGCCGGGCCTGAGCGGTACCGAATGGCTGCTCGAACTCCACAACACCGATGCCGAGCTGCCTGTGATCCTGGTCACCGGCCACGGCCATATCGCCATGGCGGTGCAGGCCATGCGCGAGGGCGCCTACGACTTCATCGAGAAGCCTTTCAGCTCCGAGCGGCTGGTGGCCATCGTGCGCCACGCCATCGAGCGCCGGCAGCTCACGCTGCAGGTGCGCGCGCTGCGTGACGCGCTGGAAAACTGGCACGGCATCCAGGCAGTGCTGATCGGCCGCTCCGCGCAGATGCAGCAGGTGCGCCGCACCGTGATGACCTTGGCCGAGACCTCGGCCGACGTGCTGATCTATGGCGAAACCGGGACCGGCAAGGAACTCGTCGCCCGCTGCCTGCACGAGCACGGCGAGCGCCGCCGCCAGCACTTCGTGCCGCTCAACTGCGGCGGCCTGCCCGAGGCCCTGGCCGAGAGCGAGTTGTTCGGCCACGAGGCCGGCGCCTTCACCAGTGCCAACCGCGTGCGCGTGGGCAAGTTCGAATACGCCAACGGCGGCACGCTTTTTCTCGACGAGATCGAGAGCATGCCGATGGCGGTGCAGATCAAGCTGCTGCGTGCACTGCAGGAGCGCTCCATCGAGCGAATCGGCTCCAACAAGGCCATTCCCTTCGACTGCCGCGTGGTGGCCGCGAGCAAGGACGACCTGAAGGACATGAGCGACCGCCAGAAGTTCAGGGCCGACCTGTACTACCGGCTCGGCGTCGCCTTCATCGAGCTGCCGCCGCTGCGCGAACGGCGCGAGGACATCCCCCTGCTGTTCGAGCATTTCACGCTGCTGGCGGCCGCGCGCTACGAGCGCGCCGCCCCGATCCCGAGCAGTGCGCAGGTCGCCGACCTGATGGCCTATGCCTGG is a genomic window of Variovorax sp. V213 containing:
- a CDS encoding ATP-binding protein, yielding MISREPTGRFDLPSHAHGRWRSLPRWFGALALVALAAIAGHHFAMQNGLARLREAADHRLDMLATGLDADLARFEYLPALLEMTPIVPALLRAPSDGSLRDAVNRYLDGVNAAAGAEMLYVLDAAGTSLAASDWDRAGTTVGQDLSFRPYVIDALGQGKGRFYGVGITSRKPGYYLSYALRRDQPVRGVVAVKVNLEESERAWRMLPGNVALIDQRGVVILATREDLKFRPVLPLDASQRAEVLRSRPYGEAGLQPLQWTLKEALARDVQVVSLEGVDQLASKRSLRGAPWQLMALDDLAPVRVGARNAAITASLAMAVLLLLAVTLWQRRRAVRQKLANQAALQAAHDSLESTVAARTAQLRAAQGELVHAGKMAALGQMSAGVVHELNQPLTAMRTLSESAAILLDKSRFDDVRGNLQRIRGMVDRLARLTSQLKTFAHKSELPLAPVPMAQAVADAQAIVAEASKKNGVAIEVDVQPATVSVMAEEAALGSVLVNLMRNAIDAMQASPRRTLRLEVRPQDGRVILRVSDTGPGIPPDILPHLFEPFVTSKPAGTGLGLGLVISAQLVRAMDGTLRAANRAEGGACFVADLPAAVQTILISTPTGVINK
- a CDS encoding sigma-54-dependent transcriptional regulator, whose protein sequence is MSEAPAIRVLLVEDDEDVRLSTTQVLTLAGFEVEAFASAERARAHISFGVPAIVVCDVRLPGLSGTEWLLELHNTDAELPVILVTGHGHIAMAVQAMREGAYDFIEKPFSSERLVAIVRHAIERRQLTLQVRALRDALENWHGIQAVLIGRSAQMQQVRRTVMTLAETSADVLIYGETGTGKELVARCLHEHGERRRQHFVPLNCGGLPEALAESELFGHEAGAFTSANRVRVGKFEYANGGTLFLDEIESMPMAVQIKLLRALQERSIERIGSNKAIPFDCRVVAASKDDLKDMSDRQKFRADLYYRLGVAFIELPPLRERREDIPLLFEHFTLLAAARYERAAPIPSSAQVADLMAYAWPGNVRELRNVADRFVLGLLGERLTQVRGNGDDTPALPRGLPQQVESFERAVIVETLRKHQGDQPATASALSIARQTLHDKLRKLGIAADEFKS